A window from Populus trichocarpa isolate Nisqually-1 chromosome 3, P.trichocarpa_v4.1, whole genome shotgun sequence encodes these proteins:
- the LOC7465318 gene encoding uncharacterized protein LOC7465318, protein MDGVFDDEVEQTVTIDEYLKNVEAEELNADLVLGGDEGNECTYNMGYMKRQAIFSCLSCTPDGNAGVCTACSLSCHDGHEIVELWTKRNFRCDCGNSKFGEFVCKLFPKKDVENAENSYNHNFKGLYCSCDRPYPDPDVEAQEEMIQCIMCEDWFHDEHLGLESSNEIPRDEEGEPLYEDFICKTCSTVCSFLTLYPKTIRAAGGKGDATYSNAKDKDVLEDVPTACGSGKLENDICANNSSEKDNATAGKASAVGESSWRNSGSNNSNQCTKDTNLDTTCVLGVDVEVTSPVSEGKPLFLSKNWRDILCRCEKCLDMYNQKHISYLIDREDTIVEYEKMAKQKREEKLQQQEGAELSFFNKLGHIEKVEILNGIADFKDEFRSFLESFDKSKTITSSDVHQIFENLAKKRRRMQ, encoded by the exons AACGCGGATTTGGTTTTGGGAGGAGATGAGGGAAACGAGTGCACTTATAACATGGGATATATGAAGAGACAGGCTATTTTCTCATGTCTGTCATGCACTCCAGATGGAAATGCTGGAGTTTGCACTGCTTGTAGTTTGTCTTGCCATGATGGCCATGag ATTGTGGAGTTATGGACCAAGAGAAATTTTCGGTGTGATTGTGGCAATTCAAAATTTGGGGAGTTCGTCTGCAAGCTTTTCCCAAAGAAAGATGTGGAAAATGCTGAAAATTCATATAATCACAACTTCAAAGGTTTATACTGCTCTTGTGATCGGCCCTATCCTGATCCAGATGTTGAGGCACAAGAAGAGATGATACAGTGCATTATGTGTGAAGACTGGTTTCATGACGAGCATCTTGGCCTAGAGTCTTCCAATGAG ATTCCAAGAGATGAGGAAGGAGAGCCTCTCTATGAAGATTTTATATGCAAGACATGCTCGACAGTTTGTTCTTTTCTAACACTATATCCCAAGACAATTCGGGCAGCAGGGGGGAAAGGTGATGCTACTTATAGTAATGCTAAGGATAAGGATGTGCTGGAAGATGTTCCCACAGCTTGTGGTTCTGGGAAGCTTGAGAATGATATATGTGCTAACAATTCTTCTGAAAAGGATAATGCAACAGCTGGAAAAGCTTCTGCTGTTGGAGAAAGTTCTTGGAGGAATAGTGGGTCAAACAACTCAAACCAATGCACAAAAGACACCAATCTTGATACTACTTGTGTTCTTGGAGTTGATGTGGAAGTCACTTCACCTGTTTCAGAAGGAAAACCATTGTTTCTTTCCAAAAACTGGAGGGACATCCTGTGTAGATGTGAAAAATGCTTGGATATGTACAACCAGAAGCATATAAGTTATCTTATTGACAGGGAGGACACCATTGTTGAGTATGAGAAAATGGCAAAGCAGAAGAGGGAAGAAAAGTTGCAGCAACAGGAGGGCGCTGAGTTGAGCTTTTTCAACAAGCTTGGTCATATAGAGAAGGTGGAGATTCTGAATGGTATTGCAGACTTCAAGGATGAATTTCGTTCCTTTTTG GAGTCATTCGATAAATCAAAGACAATCACATCCTCTGATGTCCACcaaatttttgaaaatcttgCAAAGAAGCGCCGGCGAATGCAGTGA